From Gallus gallus isolate bGalGal1 chromosome 14, bGalGal1.mat.broiler.GRCg7b, whole genome shotgun sequence, one genomic window encodes:
- the MRM2 gene encoding rRNA methyltransferase 2, mitochondrial isoform X1 produces the protein MAWGRARCVVGSREPGSGLQRGCRPSALGAAGPVPCCQLLVSLPLQRSRLHSMVRLLKKKTAMENWWLERQWRDPFVKAAKQQHYRCRSAFKLLEIDDKLHILRPGLSVLDCGAAPGAWSQVAVERVNALGTDPAAPTGFVIGVDLLRISPLEGAVFLSQADITDPGTQRAIQNLLPAEKVDVILSDMAPNATGIKELDHQKLISLCLGLVNLSQSILKPKGTMLCKFWDGHESRVLQNKLKEQFQDVRTIKPQASRKDSSESYYLARLYKGK, from the exons ATGGCGTGGGGCCGGGCACGGTGCGTAGTGGGGAGCCGGGAGCCGGGCTCGGGCCTGCAGCGGGGCTGCCGTCCCTCCgccctgggagctgcggggCCCGTCCCTTG CTGCCAGCTTTTGGTGAGCCTTCCTCTGCAGCGCAGCCGTCTGCACAGCATGGTGAGGCtcctgaagaagaaaactgcCATGGAGAACTGGTGGTTGGAGCGGCAGTGGAGGGATCCCTTCGTCAAGGCAGCGAAACAGCAGCATTACCGTTGCCGAAGTGCCTTCAAGTTACTAGAGATAGATGACAAGCTTCATATTCTCCGCCCGGGACTTTCTGTTCTTGACTGCGGAGCAGCACCTGGTGCTTGGAGTCAGGTTGCTGTAGAGAGGGTCAATGCCTTGGGTACTG ATCCCGCTGCCCCCACTGGCTTTGTCATTGGAGTTGACCTGCTACGGATTTCCCCGCTGGAAGGCGCAGTCTTCTTGTCACAGGCTGACATTACAGACCCAGGCACACAAAGGGCGATTCAGAATCTGCTTCCTGCAGAGAAGGTGGATGTTATCTTGAGCGACATGGCGCCCAATGCAACAGGAATTAAAGAGCTGGATCATCAGAAGTTGATCAGTTTGTGTTTAGGCCTTGTGAATCTGtcacaaagtattttaaagccAAAAGGGACAATGCTGTGTAAATTCTGGGATGGACATGAGTCCCGTGTTCTtcaaaacaaactgaaggagCAGTTCCAAGATGTGAGAACTATAAAGCCTCAGGCCAGTCGGAAGGACTCGTCTGAATCTTACTACTTGGCAAGACTGTACAAAGGGAAATGA
- the MRM2 gene encoding rRNA methyltransferase 2, mitochondrial isoform X2, whose amino-acid sequence MVRLLKKKTAMENWWLERQWRDPFVKAAKQQHYRCRSAFKLLEIDDKLHILRPGLSVLDCGAAPGAWSQVAVERVNALGTDPAAPTGFVIGVDLLRISPLEGAVFLSQADITDPGTQRAIQNLLPAEKVDVILSDMAPNATGIKELDHQKLISLCLGLVNLSQSILKPKGTMLCKFWDGHESRVLQNKLKEQFQDVRTIKPQASRKDSSESYYLARLYKGK is encoded by the exons ATGGTGAGGCtcctgaagaagaaaactgcCATGGAGAACTGGTGGTTGGAGCGGCAGTGGAGGGATCCCTTCGTCAAGGCAGCGAAACAGCAGCATTACCGTTGCCGAAGTGCCTTCAAGTTACTAGAGATAGATGACAAGCTTCATATTCTCCGCCCGGGACTTTCTGTTCTTGACTGCGGAGCAGCACCTGGTGCTTGGAGTCAGGTTGCTGTAGAGAGGGTCAATGCCTTGGGTACTG ATCCCGCTGCCCCCACTGGCTTTGTCATTGGAGTTGACCTGCTACGGATTTCCCCGCTGGAAGGCGCAGTCTTCTTGTCACAGGCTGACATTACAGACCCAGGCACACAAAGGGCGATTCAGAATCTGCTTCCTGCAGAGAAGGTGGATGTTATCTTGAGCGACATGGCGCCCAATGCAACAGGAATTAAAGAGCTGGATCATCAGAAGTTGATCAGTTTGTGTTTAGGCCTTGTGAATCTGtcacaaagtattttaaagccAAAAGGGACAATGCTGTGTAAATTCTGGGATGGACATGAGTCCCGTGTTCTtcaaaacaaactgaaggagCAGTTCCAAGATGTGAGAACTATAAAGCCTCAGGCCAGTCGGAAGGACTCGTCTGAATCTTACTACTTGGCAAGACTGTACAAAGGGAAATGA
- the NUDT1 gene encoding oxidized purine nucleoside triphosphate hydrolase, whose product MAASRLFTLVLVVQPPRVLLGMKKRGFGAGLWNGFGGKVQPGESIEDAARRELLEECGLTVDTLQKMGQITFEFVGNSELMEVHIFRADQFHGEPKESDEMQPQWFQLDEVPFKQMWADDVYWFPLVLQRKLFRGYFKFQGQDTILEHTLKEVEEL is encoded by the exons ATGGCCGCCTCCAGGCTCTTCACCCTCGTGCTGGTGGTGCAGCCGCCCCGCGTCCTCCTGGGCATGAAGAAGCGCGGGTTCGGGGCCGGGCTGTGGAACGGCTTCGGAGGAAAAGTGCAGCCGGGAGAGAGCATCGAGGATGCTGCGCGCAG GGAGCTCCTGGAAGAGTGTGGGCTGACTGTGGACACCTTGCAGAAGATGGGTCAGATCACTTTTGAATTTGTAGGCAACTCTGAACTCATGGAAGTTCACATTTTCCGAGCGGATCAGTTTCATGGAGAGCCAAAGGAAAGCGATG AAATGCAGCCTCAGTGGTTTCAGCTGGATGAAGTGCCATTCAAGCAAATGTGGGCAGATGATGTCTATTGGTTCCCCTTGGTGCTTCAAAGAAAGTTGTTTCGTGGCTATTTTAAGTTCCAAGGACAAGACACCATTCTGGAACACACCCTGAAAGAAGTGGAGGAACTGTAA
- the MRM2 gene encoding rRNA methyltransferase 2, mitochondrial — protein MAWGRARCQLLVSLPLQRSRLHSMVRLLKKKTAMENWWLERQWRDPFVKAAKQQHYRCRSAFKLLEIDDKLHILRPGLSVLDCGAAPGAWSQVAVERVNALGTDPAAPTGFVIGVDLLRISPLEGAVFLSQADITDPGTQRAIQNLLPAEKVDVILSDMAPNATGIKELDHQKLISLCLGLVNLSQSILKPKGTMLCKFWDGHESRVLQNKLKEQFQDVRTIKPQASRKDSSESYYLARLYKGK, from the exons ATGGCGTGGGGCCGGGCACG CTGCCAGCTTTTGGTGAGCCTTCCTCTGCAGCGCAGCCGTCTGCACAGCATGGTGAGGCtcctgaagaagaaaactgcCATGGAGAACTGGTGGTTGGAGCGGCAGTGGAGGGATCCCTTCGTCAAGGCAGCGAAACAGCAGCATTACCGTTGCCGAAGTGCCTTCAAGTTACTAGAGATAGATGACAAGCTTCATATTCTCCGCCCGGGACTTTCTGTTCTTGACTGCGGAGCAGCACCTGGTGCTTGGAGTCAGGTTGCTGTAGAGAGGGTCAATGCCTTGGGTACTG ATCCCGCTGCCCCCACTGGCTTTGTCATTGGAGTTGACCTGCTACGGATTTCCCCGCTGGAAGGCGCAGTCTTCTTGTCACAGGCTGACATTACAGACCCAGGCACACAAAGGGCGATTCAGAATCTGCTTCCTGCAGAGAAGGTGGATGTTATCTTGAGCGACATGGCGCCCAATGCAACAGGAATTAAAGAGCTGGATCATCAGAAGTTGATCAGTTTGTGTTTAGGCCTTGTGAATCTGtcacaaagtattttaaagccAAAAGGGACAATGCTGTGTAAATTCTGGGATGGACATGAGTCCCGTGTTCTtcaaaacaaactgaaggagCAGTTCCAAGATGTGAGAACTATAAAGCCTCAGGCCAGTCGGAAGGACTCGTCTGAATCTTACTACTTGGCAAGACTGTACAAAGGGAAATGA